ATAAGTTTGTTGTTCTAAAACATGCtttatttatctttattttattttgctcCATTTCAGAAGGTAAAAGTGGGATTgggaataaaataaagtgTGACGAAATTGTTACGCTAAAGCATGTTAAATCAAATGGCTATTTAATAGGGTCTCAGCACTATTCAATATTATCCAACAATTATgaggtaaaaaaaaaaaatttaagaaaCACTAATGGGTATATACAATAGCTAGACAATCCAATACTAATGATAATTTTCCACTTTTATATtctcatattttaaaaatatccacttaatatatatttcttttttatagttaAGTGTTGATAGTGATAATACTTTCGGAAAATTTCAAGTTGTTTGtgaaagtaaaaaaaacgacTCCTACTGGATGCTTAATGAAACTGtttatttgaaaagttTGAATCAAAATGGATACCTATCCACcagcaaaaaatatgagtAATCATGGgcatacatacatatgcatatagaTCTACATatgtgaatatataattttctcctatatataataccatatattttatttccctTTTGACACAGATTTAATCAGTATAATTGCCACAACTGCCCAATCTTATATCATTTAGAAACATGCATTACAAAAAGCAGCTACCAACTAAATGACTATAAATGGGTAGCCAAATCGGTAAAGAAATGTCCCTATCCATGTGACAAAACAAGTGTGTAATTAtgcaattatataataattttttttttcgtttcaCTTCGATAGGGAGTCATTATTAGCGCCTTTGGAGAAGACAAGTCgaacaaatataatgatgatgatgacGAACTTTAAAGGTGCAAACCTACTTagacataatttttttttataacttatatatgcatCTGCATGTGCATGTGCAAATGCctctttttttgtatttccaaacttaacaaataaactatttttttttaattaaaataataaattttgcaaacaaaaaaaagaaataaaacaaaagtTGTTACCATAAAAAAGGTATAACAAAACAATAAgcggaaaaaaaaaaataataaaaatttgataatgatatatatttggtTAGTTATTTATTGGGGGGTCCTATTTTTCTAACATTTGAGTAATTTCGTTTCTTTGCATTTGTAACTCCTGTTTTCTTCTATCTATATTTCTAAAATAGTTTTGTATCCAACTATTTCTTGAtttgtaataattaaactgataaatattatttaagtaTCTTAACTTTTCTCTAAAATAATATCTAGAATTTGCACAAATATATGGATACCATTCAATTAAATTGTCTTTATTAATTCGattttgatttaaatataatctCATATTATGTGATAAAGATCTTGGAACATTTCctcttataaatattttatgataaaattcttgaatattcatttgtttAATTGTATAAGTAAATGTATTTCTATAACTTTTTACTAATCCAAAATGCCCTAATGCAtgatatttaatatatttcataggTGTATTATAATGTATTTGTACATTATCAATATATAATCTTGATATATCtccattaaaattatttattattttatctttcgaatttaataatgaattaagtatattatttattcgtATTTGTGGTATAGActctaaaaatataatagcaTCTTCTAAATGTAAACCTTTTATTAATCTaccaaaattatttaaatttcttaaacttatttttaattgataTACTTTAAATGTCCaatatatatcatctttatgattttttattttttcttctttctcattatatattttaggttttattccttttcttatatatcttttttcattatatcgATGTATAATTCTTCTTCTCCATTCCCAAAAtcctttttttctataataaGGGTTTCTTAGTTGTACGTTCgtatttatattccttttatgtattaaattaatattatttacaactcctttaattatatttcctaacatttttaaatctcaaattttatgtatactTACTGATTTATTCAACtctttatttatcaaagttttatcaaaaaactTGTGTAtcgaaaatattttttttactaacGAATATGAGAGAAAGGGATGTGTATCCCTACTTTGATATAGATAAAGAAATCCTTCttatataacaatttaCAAACTTTAACATTCCTTAATAattctataaataatataattcacatttttattgtcaTTCTACACgaatttcatattttctattttatgaactaaccctgtttttatttctacATGTATTCATTTCCCTCTTCaagttatatttatagttTACTTTTTTTGGAGGGAAAAAATTCGTTTTTATCTCTAAAGGGGTTTCATAAAGTGTAAtgcaaaaaagaaatatttatttattaatatttatatttatgcaaaCATATTGGATAATATTGCATATATGGATGTCGATTTTGTGAATAATtcaaaagagaaaaaaaaaatatttcctttACACTGTACCTGTATATGCTATTATTTTACGGCATACAATAACTAGCTATTCAATTATTGTacacattatttttctctttcttttaaataaaaaatttacataatttccttcaaatatttatattctatTTACCTCAAATAAaaggatttttttttagtggaaatataaagaataagcattatattcattttgcttaggaaaataattaaatcgCTATTTCATGAAGATTtactattttaataaaaaaaaatgtgcactctacataaaataaggatataatttacatattcaaagcaaaaaaaaaaaaaaaaaatttggaaCTAGCCAAATATGAATAGTTCAATGGGTGAATATCCCTTTTTGGTGAGTCCAAAACAAAAGTtgcatcatttttttaccaCTTTTAGCTAGCACTATTTAATAAAGGATAGTTTAAGCAAGTAGCCAGTTtagaaattaaaacaaGCTTAGTGACTACATTGTGTTAAAAGATAATTTACAAAACCTAGGGTATACTAACTAGTGCCATCTAATTAGACACATTGCTTTATAATGGATCTGAAAAGTGCTGGAAATGTTTGGGATGTTTTAAACGACCTATACAAGAATGACAAACaggtttttaaaaaatatatataacaaagaATGACATAATTTGCAACAAATACATGCTTGTgtaatatttcaaataaataatttacaacAATTTTATGCCTTTTTTTACAGTCGtatgataaatttatgaaaaagcATCTAAATGATATGCATGATTCTGTGGCTATAAAACCCAAATTTTGCTTTTGCATATGCACAAATGTAGAAAAAGTTTCTATAAAAACTtcaataaatgaatataaagaaaagttatgtgattattttatttatatatatcatacaAAGAAAATCAAATCATCAAATCTATCGTCCaattttattgaaaatgCCGATAACTTAAATTttgatgatatatatataagtacATCAAAAGTTAAGGGGGAATCATCTAAAGACATGTATGCAGAGGCTGTTATacatacaaatatttataaaaatatgaacaacataaattttaaaaataaaattataactcGAATATtgcaaattatatataactcTGAAAAAGCTCTTAGAAAcgatataattataaatacaaattcaTTTCGTTTTATTGacttaaattatattcctAAAACTacacattatttaaatccCAAATATGtagataataatttattaaataagcAAACAGATACAAATATAGACGAAACTGatatcaaatttttaaatattttaaatgaaaaaaataaacaaaataataataataaagaacaAGAAAAAGatcaaatattattacatgaTTCATCtaatgatattttaaaagatatTCACCCAGTAAAAACTGTCAAAAATCctcaaattaataaagtCGATAAAGCGAAAATACCAAAGGAAGTCAAGTCATATCAATACACAATCATTGATAGGTATCTTCCCCTATGTCCATCCATATTAActtttataaatgtttGTTTCTCTTCACATTCTTACGCATAAGTTTATTGTACAAAAACAGAACTAAAcacaaattattaacatatgcctatgcattttttaacaatttcAATAGGTTCCTTCATATCATCATgacatttaataatatatcctACACAAATCTGGAAACATTAAAAGATGGGAACactatttatgtatatgtttCGAATAAGTACTACTAgccatataaatataactaCCTAgacacaataaaaaaaaattttccattttatttgatactatttcataatatgtatatcacataattattttcacgttttgccattttttaaacagcTCCGATGAATGTATGACCCTAcaatttaaagaaaatttaagTGATAATGTAAGacaaaaatgtgaaaaaaacTATGCTTGTATGTGATATTATGTGCATATCTTTATATAGTAACATATTAGTTTATACATtgaagtaaaaaatatgactCCTTCTTATGTAACCAGATTAAAGCATATTTCAATGAGGCTTTGCTAAAACTAACCATAAGTATAGAACTGCTATATTGAATTaagatatataaacatattagctactcagaaaaaaatatggataaGCCCTTATTCagttaaattaattttttatgtgtaCACACATATGCACGTGTTTATGTTTCATTTCTACATATACTGCTGCATTTTTACCCATTTTGCTTTcattcaattttattattatttatttgtgtgCTTATTCTTTTGGGGTAAGCCatattatgcatttttCTTTGATCTAGCAAATTTGTTTCTATAGACATATTCTCCTATTTCAAAACATGTTATATTTCTTGTTGtgcaaaaaaatgaaatatataattg
This Plasmodium chabaudi chabaudi strain AS genome assembly, chromosome: 12 DNA region includes the following protein-coding sequences:
- a CDS encoding dolichyl-phosphate-mannose--protein mannosyltransferase, putative (term=annotation;date=20110414;qualifier=removed_product=conserved Plasmodium protein, unknown function;qualifier=added_product=dolichyl-phosphate-mannoseprotein mannosyltransferase, putative;curatorName=ucb@sanger.ac.uk;~;query 1-6; ~;query 7-29; ~;query 30-226; ~tmhmm; query 1-227; ~iprscan;InterPro:IPR036300 : Mir domain superfamily;Superfamily:SSF82109; score=3.27E-31;query 24-168;description=Mir domain superfamily;~iprscan;InterPro:IPR016093 : MIR motif;Prosite:PS50919; score=8.333;query 86-150;description=MIR motif;~iprscan;InterPro:IPR016093 : MIR motif;Prosite:PS50919; score=5.813;query 23-78;description=MIR motif), with the translated sequence MIYNPHFVGIFFLVSFFFKVYNCLYVTDGSAIILENTGTKYKLFSTDMKWGTGSGNQIVTTITTDKNEESLLWIVNVYEEGKSGIGNKIKCDEIVTLKHVKSNGYLIGSQHYSILSNNYELSVDSDNTFGKFQVVCESKKNDSYWMLNETVYLKSLNQNGYLSTSKKYEFNQYNCHNCPILYHLETCITKSSYQLNDYKWVAKSGVIISAFGEDKSNKYNDDDDEL
- a CDS encoding 50S ribosomal protein L22, mitochondrial, putative (term=annotation;date=20121120;qualifier=removed_product=ribosomal protein, putative;qualifier=added_product=50s ribosomal protein l22, mitochondrial, putative;curatorName=ucb@sanger.ac.uk;~pfam_scan;Pfam:PF00237.15; E()=1.9E-11;score=44.1;query 84-178;description=Ribosomal_L22;~iprscan;InterPro:IPR036394 : Ribosomal protein L22/L17 superfamily;Superfamily:SSF54843; score=2.49E-20;query 70-186;description=Ribosomal protein L22/L17 superfamily;~iprscan;InterPro:IPR001063 : Ribosomal protein L22/L17;Pfam:PF00237; score=1.5E-11;query 83-177;description=Ribosomal protein L22/L17), which translates into the protein MLGNIIKGVVNNINLIHKRNINTNVQLRNPYYRKKGFWEWRRRIIHRYNEKRYIRKGIKPKIYNEKEEKIKNHKDDIYWTFKVYQLKISLRNLNNFGRLIKGLHLEDAIIFLESIPQIRINNILNSLLNSKDKIINNFNGDISRLYIDNVQIHYNTPMKYIKYHALGHFGLVKSYRNTFTYTIKQMNIQEFYHKIFIRGNVPRSLSHNMRLYLNQNRINKDNLIEWYPYICANSRYYFREKLRYLNNIYQFNYYKSRNSWIQNYFRNIDRRKQELQMQRNEITQMLEK
- a CDS encoding conserved Plasmodium protein, unknown function (query 306-306;GPI_cleavage_site_score=0.152), which codes for MDLKSAGNVWDVLNDLYKNDKQSYDKFMKKHLNDMHDSVAIKPKFCFCICTNVEKVSIKTSINEYKEKLCDYFIYIYHTKKIKSSNLSSNFIENADNLNFDDIYISTSKVKGESSKDMYAEAVIHTNIYKNMNNINFKNKIITRILQIIYNSEKALRNDIIINTNSFRFIDLNYIPKTTHYLNPKYVDNNLLNKQTDTNIDETDIKFLNILNEKNKQNNNNKEQEKDQILLHDSSNDILKDIHPVKTVKNPQINKVDKAKIPKEVKSYQYTIIDRFLHIIMTFNNISYTNLETLKDGNTIYVYVSNNSDECMTLQFKENLSDNIKAYFNEALLKLTISIELLY